The following coding sequences are from one Frigoribacterium sp. Leaf415 window:
- a CDS encoding FadR/GntR family transcriptional regulator yields the protein MTPGLSSSRERGLHARVVDVLGTEIVDGRLAVGSILNLDDLAARFTVSRSVLREALRVLQSLGMVEPRQRIGTQVLPRTSWDLMNPQIILWRGRSPEYFVQMRELLELRLGLEPVAARLSALAFTPDQASVVEDAARTMVAAAESGDGRAYLEADVAFHTAVLRGSGNDVIGHFASTVEALLRTRTEERRFTITEYTPAAAELHLDLALAIRAGDADAAFSRSWQLIDTTVDEFVAESGGSPAT from the coding sequence ATGACACCCGGTCTCTCTTCCTCACGAGAACGCGGCCTGCACGCCCGCGTGGTGGACGTCCTCGGCACCGAGATCGTCGACGGCCGGCTCGCCGTGGGCTCCATCCTGAACCTCGACGACCTCGCGGCCCGGTTCACCGTCTCGCGGTCGGTGCTGCGCGAGGCCCTGCGGGTGCTGCAGTCGCTCGGCATGGTCGAACCGCGACAGCGCATCGGCACGCAGGTGCTCCCCCGCACCTCGTGGGACCTCATGAACCCGCAGATCATCCTCTGGCGCGGCCGCAGCCCCGAGTACTTCGTCCAGATGCGCGAACTGCTCGAGCTGCGACTCGGCCTCGAGCCGGTCGCGGCCCGCTTGAGCGCCCTGGCCTTCACGCCCGACCAGGCCTCGGTCGTAGAGGACGCGGCGCGCACGATGGTGGCGGCCGCCGAGTCCGGGGACGGCCGCGCCTACCTCGAGGCCGACGTCGCCTTCCACACCGCCGTGCTGCGCGGCTCGGGCAACGACGTGATCGGGCACTTCGCCTCGACCGTCGAGGCCCTGCTGCGCACCCGCACCGAAGAACGCCGGTTCACCATCACCGAGTACACGCCCGCGGCGGCCGAGCTGCACCTCGACCTGGCCCTCGCGATCCGGGCCGGCGACGCGGACGCCGCCTTCTCCCGCTCGTGGCAGCTGATCGACACGACCGTCGACGAGTTCGTCGCCGAGTCCGGCGGCTCCCCCGCGACCTGA
- a CDS encoding general stress protein, with protein MSNEQDTTPTPDDRPRPAYGEYAPQGTGQQPAGQPASPDQGQQPGQAPGQQGAPYGQPGYGPSGYGQPGPQATPTTGTPGPGGIGAFAGAGYPQVLASFTKYEDAQSAVDLLSDEGFPVESVSIVGHDIRTVENVSGRLTSGKAAGRGAGGGAWFGLLLGLLFGIFAPSDAWIGVLLVAVGLGALWGALWGFVGHKMLRGRRDFSSVRTMEAGRYEVLVRGELAARAHQTLAQGRKVA; from the coding sequence ATGAGCAACGAGCAGGACACCACGCCCACCCCCGACGACCGCCCGCGCCCCGCGTACGGCGAGTACGCGCCGCAGGGCACCGGGCAGCAGCCCGCCGGTCAGCCGGCCTCTCCCGACCAGGGGCAGCAGCCGGGGCAGGCGCCCGGTCAACAGGGCGCGCCGTACGGCCAGCCCGGCTACGGCCCCTCCGGCTACGGTCAGCCCGGGCCGCAGGCGACCCCGACGACGGGCACGCCCGGCCCCGGTGGCATCGGCGCATTCGCCGGCGCCGGCTACCCCCAGGTGCTGGCCTCGTTCACCAAGTACGAGGACGCGCAGTCGGCCGTCGACCTGTTGTCCGACGAGGGGTTCCCCGTCGAGAGCGTCTCGATCGTCGGTCACGACATCCGCACCGTCGAGAACGTCTCGGGTCGGCTGACCTCGGGCAAGGCCGCCGGACGCGGCGCCGGTGGCGGCGCCTGGTTCGGCCTGCTGCTCGGGCTGCTGTTCGGCATCTTCGCCCCGAGCGACGCCTGGATCGGCGTGCTGCTCGTGGCCGTCGGCCTCGGTGCCCTGTGGGGTGCCCTGTGGGGCTTCGTCGGCCACAAGATGCTGCGTGGTCGTCGCGACTTCTCGTCGGTCCGCACCATGGAGGCCGGCCGGTACGAGGTGCTGGTCCGCGGCGAACTCGCCGCCCGGGCGCACCAGACGTTGGCGCAGGGTCGCAAGGTCGCCTGA
- a CDS encoding GntP family permease, translating to MHLLAAATAAPTPSGTDAQLIIAALVGIVVIVGLITWLKVHPFLALLLGAVGVGIGAGLAPGDAVTSFGTGFGSTMTSVGILIGLGAMFGKLLSDSGGADRIVDTLISRSSQKALPWVMALIGALIGLPMFFEVGLVLLIPVIVLVARRSGLPLMRIAIPALAGLSAMHALVPPHPGPLLAVSTVGADLGLTLGLGVLVAIPTVIVAGPLFSKLAAKWAPVPVPDLFVSKEEDGGEGSARKRPSFVNALIGILLPVVLMLARSIREAALPTATGSWVDLLEFLGTPMVALTVAVLYAMVFYARAGGMDKAAVSKTLGSSLPDVAGILLIVGAGGGFKQVLIDTGIGTVIGDAVSESGVSVLLVAWVVAALVRVATGSATVATVTAAGIMAPLAADMSTPEASLLVLAIGAGSVFLSHVNDAGFWLIKEYLGTTVGQNFKTWSLMECVLSLTALAGVMLASVFI from the coding sequence ATGCACCTCCTCGCCGCGGCGACCGCCGCCCCCACGCCCTCGGGCACCGACGCGCAGTTGATCATCGCGGCCCTCGTGGGCATCGTCGTGATCGTCGGCCTCATCACCTGGCTGAAGGTCCACCCCTTCCTCGCGCTGCTGCTCGGCGCCGTCGGGGTCGGCATCGGCGCGGGCCTCGCCCCGGGCGACGCCGTCACGAGCTTCGGCACCGGCTTCGGCTCGACCATGACGAGCGTCGGCATCCTCATCGGACTCGGCGCGATGTTCGGCAAGCTGCTCAGCGACTCGGGCGGAGCCGACCGCATCGTCGACACCCTGATCTCGCGCTCGTCCCAGAAGGCACTGCCCTGGGTGATGGCCCTGATCGGCGCGCTGATCGGCCTGCCGATGTTCTTCGAGGTCGGCCTCGTGCTGCTCATCCCGGTGATCGTGCTCGTCGCCCGCCGCTCGGGTCTGCCGCTCATGCGCATCGCGATCCCGGCGCTCGCCGGCCTCTCGGCGATGCACGCCCTCGTGCCTCCGCACCCCGGTCCGCTGCTCGCCGTGTCGACCGTCGGCGCCGACCTCGGTCTCACCCTCGGCCTCGGCGTGCTCGTGGCCATCCCCACCGTGATCGTGGCCGGGCCGCTGTTCTCGAAGCTCGCCGCGAAGTGGGCTCCCGTTCCGGTGCCCGACCTCTTCGTCTCGAAAGAGGAGGACGGCGGCGAGGGCTCGGCCCGCAAGCGCCCCAGCTTCGTGAACGCCCTGATCGGCATCCTGCTGCCCGTCGTGCTGATGCTCGCCCGATCGATCCGCGAGGCGGCGCTGCCGACGGCCACGGGCTCCTGGGTCGACCTGCTCGAGTTCCTCGGGACGCCCATGGTCGCGCTGACCGTCGCCGTGCTCTACGCGATGGTCTTCTACGCCCGCGCCGGGGGCATGGACAAGGCCGCCGTGTCGAAGACGCTCGGCTCGTCGCTGCCCGACGTCGCCGGCATCCTGCTCATCGTCGGTGCCGGCGGCGGGTTCAAGCAGGTGCTCATCGACACCGGCATCGGCACCGTGATCGGTGACGCCGTCTCGGAGTCGGGCGTCAGCGTCCTGCTCGTCGCCTGGGTCGTCGCGGCCCTCGTGCGCGTCGCCACCGGGTCCGCCACCGTCGCCACGGTCACGGCCGCCGGCATCATGGCCCCGCTCGCCGCCGACATGTCGACCCCCGAGGCCTCGCTGCTGGTGCTCGCCATCGGTGCGGGCTCGGTCTTCCTGTCGCACGTGAACGACGCCGGCTTCTGGCTCATCAAGGAGTACCTCGGCACCACGGTGGGGCAGAACTTCAAGACCTGGAGCCTGATGGAGTGCGTCCTCAGCCTCACGGCCCTCGCCGGGGTCATGCTCGCGAGCGTGTTCATCTGA
- a CDS encoding MarR family winged helix-turn-helix transcriptional regulator produces MNAAGAAGVGAAGAAGRSAAGDAGSGSREVADPLELESQICFALSVASRGVVAAYRPVLEPLGLTHPQYLVMLALWQHAPLSGRELSRLLRLDPGTLSPLLKRLEAQGLLTRGRRADDERALSIELTPAGAGLRREAESIPGRMMARLGLTHDELVVLHRTMTKLIVAADAEGD; encoded by the coding sequence ATGAACGCCGCCGGGGCCGCGGGCGTGGGTGCCGCCGGTGCCGCGGGCCGGAGCGCTGCCGGCGACGCGGGTTCCGGCTCACGCGAGGTCGCGGACCCGCTCGAGCTCGAGAGCCAGATCTGCTTCGCGCTCTCGGTCGCGTCGCGGGGGGTCGTGGCGGCCTACCGTCCGGTGCTCGAGCCTCTCGGGCTGACGCACCCGCAGTACCTCGTCATGCTGGCCCTGTGGCAGCACGCACCGCTCTCGGGTCGAGAGCTCAGCCGACTGCTCCGGCTCGACCCGGGCACGCTCAGTCCGCTGCTGAAGCGGCTCGAGGCCCAGGGGCTGCTGACGCGCGGACGACGGGCCGACGACGAGCGGGCGTTGTCGATCGAGCTGACCCCGGCGGGTGCCGGGCTGAGGCGCGAGGCCGAGAGCATCCCCGGGCGCATGATGGCGCGGCTCGGACTGACGCACGACGAGCTCGTCGTGCTGCACCGCACGATGACGAAGTTGATCGTCGCCGCGGACGCCGAGGGCGACTGA
- a CDS encoding GNAT family N-acetyltransferase, translated as MLTTDRLLLRRWRESDREPFAALNADPEVMRYFPATRTRAESDAMVDRLDAAIEADGFGLWAVERRDSATFVGFVGLSRPTFDPALVGQVEIGWRLAREAWGQGFATEAAREAVRFAFDPSGADLPALISFTAAVNEPSRRVMRRLGMTHEPADDFEHPALPPGHELRPHVLYRLSRAS; from the coding sequence TGGCGCGAGTCCGACCGGGAGCCGTTCGCGGCCCTCAACGCCGACCCCGAGGTGATGCGGTACTTCCCCGCGACCCGTACGCGCGCCGAGAGCGACGCCATGGTCGACCGGCTCGACGCCGCGATCGAGGCGGACGGCTTCGGGCTGTGGGCCGTCGAGCGTCGCGACTCGGCGACCTTCGTCGGCTTCGTCGGGTTGTCCCGCCCGACCTTCGATCCGGCGCTCGTCGGCCAGGTCGAGATCGGCTGGCGCCTCGCCCGCGAGGCCTGGGGTCAGGGCTTCGCCACCGAGGCCGCCCGGGAGGCCGTCCGGTTCGCGTTCGACCCGTCCGGTGCCGACCTGCCCGCCCTGATCAGCTTCACGGCAGCGGTCAACGAACCGTCCCGCCGCGTGATGCGCCGCCTCGGCATGACCCACGAGCCCGCCGACGACTTCGAGCACCCCGCGCTGCCGCCCGGCCACGAGCTGCGACCGCACGTTCTGTACCGGCTGAGCCGCGCCTCCTGA
- a CDS encoding HAD family hydrolase → MTTTHVLVLDFDGTVCLGDGPVLTYARLLDEALAATDEQHPPRLVEAVLARFVGSPLDDEPAGIDDAIAHADGSPDGYVVAERVSRALGVDDAARSAAYAGARAALADGRLETTAPEGLAELLDSLPDGVHVVLVTNSPEHGVVQPLERLGLADRVDEIVTDARKPSGLPAVLDRLRADAGLDDRPDRLLSVGDIWPNDLEPAAAQGSPTALVERFPAPDARPTHRATTLPELYPAIRAWATRAS, encoded by the coding sequence ATGACCACCACCCACGTCCTCGTGCTCGACTTCGACGGGACCGTCTGCCTGGGCGACGGTCCGGTGCTGACCTACGCGCGCCTCCTCGACGAGGCCCTCGCGGCGACCGACGAACAGCACCCGCCCCGGTTGGTCGAGGCGGTGCTCGCTCGGTTCGTGGGCAGCCCGCTCGACGACGAGCCGGCCGGGATCGACGACGCGATCGCGCACGCGGACGGCTCCCCCGACGGGTACGTCGTCGCCGAGCGGGTCTCGCGAGCCCTGGGCGTCGACGACGCGGCCCGCTCGGCCGCCTACGCCGGGGCTCGCGCGGCCCTGGCCGACGGCCGTCTCGAGACCACGGCCCCCGAGGGACTCGCCGAGCTGCTCGACTCGTTGCCCGACGGCGTGCACGTGGTGCTCGTCACGAACTCCCCCGAGCACGGCGTCGTCCAGCCGCTCGAGCGGCTCGGGCTCGCCGACCGCGTCGACGAGATCGTCACCGACGCGCGCAAGCCGTCCGGGCTGCCTGCCGTGCTCGATCGGCTCCGGGCCGACGCGGGCCTCGACGACCGGCCCGACCGACTGCTCAGCGTCGGCGACATCTGGCCGAACGACCTCGAGCCGGCCGCGGCCCAGGGATCGCCGACCGCCCTGGTCGAGCGGTTCCCCGCCCCGGACGCGCGGCCCACGCATCGCGCGAC
- a CDS encoding gluconokinase has protein sequence MGVSGSGKSTVAGLLAERLGWDSYEGDDLHPDENVAKMAAGTPLDDDDRAPWLDTVSSWIVEHAMAGVPGVITCSALKRKYRDVLREHNVVFVYLRGSRDLLGDRMAAREGHFMPTTLLDSQVATLEPPEADERHVVVDAGRSPEDEADDVIRALGLTPVA, from the coding sequence ATGGGCGTGTCGGGTTCGGGCAAGTCGACTGTCGCGGGCCTGCTCGCCGAACGGCTCGGCTGGGACTCGTACGAGGGCGACGACCTGCACCCCGACGAGAACGTCGCGAAGATGGCGGCCGGCACCCCGCTCGACGACGACGACCGGGCCCCCTGGCTCGACACGGTCTCGTCCTGGATCGTGGAGCACGCCATGGCGGGCGTGCCGGGCGTGATCACCTGCTCGGCGCTGAAGCGGAAGTACCGCGACGTGCTGCGCGAGCACAACGTCGTCTTCGTCTACCTGCGCGGCAGCCGCGACCTGCTCGGCGACCGCATGGCCGCCCGCGAGGGCCACTTCATGCCGACCACGCTGCTCGACTCGCAGGTCGCGACGCTCGAACCGCCCGAGGCCGACGAACGCCACGTCGTGGTCGACGCCGGCCGGTCGCCCGAGGACGAGGCCGACGACGTGATCCGGGCCCTGGGGCTGACGCCGGTCGCCTGA
- a CDS encoding zinc-binding dehydrogenase, with the protein MSRATPAGRLRVDPMRPVLDGHDVCLDPPATAQVWLGTGLGFSEIAVPGVRLARGDALVAVELAAFGPDEVRSLTGRGAASLPVVPGGSAVGRVVEADEHARAHDGRRLRPGMRVVWSGTVTCGRCVPCHRGLASACVSGERYGEERTRRSWQLSGAVASHVHLRRGTAVVVVADDVPAAVLAPVADVTARAAEVLHRASSVLGLSGVPSLAGQVVVVSVAGAVGLVATAMATDAGARVVVVDPQEARRERSRAFGAVAVADPRASTGSHALSRVLASVDRSGRHRTVGLAFDGVAGVAALVGQVAVGGVVVLAGAAAGGRETRVSGARLVEGLVTVTGVRDAEPERLDSAVAWASEAWRRWPLESLVGRTIPLAEVGEALVATDADDGLIGVGVDVGPTTR; encoded by the coding sequence ATGTCGAGGGCGACGCCGGCGGGGCGGCTGCGGGTCGACCCGATGCGCCCCGTGCTCGACGGCCACGACGTGTGCCTGGACCCGCCGGCGACGGCGCAGGTCTGGCTCGGCACGGGGCTCGGCTTCAGCGAGATCGCGGTGCCCGGGGTGCGCCTGGCGCGGGGGGACGCCCTGGTCGCCGTCGAGCTCGCCGCCTTCGGCCCGGACGAGGTGCGCTCGCTCACCGGTCGGGGTGCGGCGTCCCTGCCCGTGGTGCCGGGTGGCTCGGCGGTCGGGCGGGTCGTCGAGGCCGACGAGCACGCCCGGGCGCACGACGGCCGTCGGCTGCGGCCCGGCATGCGCGTCGTCTGGTCCGGCACGGTGACGTGCGGGCGGTGCGTCCCCTGTCATCGGGGTCTGGCCTCGGCGTGCGTCTCGGGCGAGCGGTACGGCGAGGAGCGCACGCGGCGCAGCTGGCAGCTGTCCGGCGCGGTCGCGAGCCACGTGCACCTGCGCCGGGGAACCGCCGTGGTGGTCGTCGCCGACGACGTCCCCGCCGCCGTGCTCGCCCCGGTGGCGGACGTGACCGCGAGGGCCGCGGAGGTGCTGCACCGCGCCTCCTCGGTGCTCGGGCTCTCGGGGGTGCCGTCGCTCGCGGGTCAGGTCGTCGTCGTGTCCGTCGCGGGTGCCGTCGGACTGGTCGCGACGGCGATGGCCACCGACGCCGGGGCACGCGTCGTGGTCGTCGACCCCCAGGAGGCGCGGCGTGAGCGGTCGCGCGCGTTCGGCGCCGTCGCCGTGGCCGATCCCCGTGCGTCGACCGGGTCGCACGCCCTGTCGCGGGTGCTCGCGTCGGTCGACCGGTCCGGGCGTCACCGCACGGTCGGACTCGCGTTCGACGGGGTCGCCGGGGTGGCGGCCCTGGTCGGGCAGGTGGCCGTCGGGGGAGTCGTGGTGCTGGCGGGGGCGGCGGCGGGCGGCAGGGAGACGCGCGTGAGCGGTGCCCGGCTCGTCGAGGGGCTCGTGACGGTCACCGGTGTGCGCGACGCCGAGCCCGAGCGGCTGGACTCGGCTGTGGCGTGGGCGTCCGAGGCGTGGCGGCGATGGCCGCTCGAGTCGCTCGTCGGCAGGACGATCCCGCTGGCCGAGGTGGGCGAGGCGCTCGTCGCGACGGACGCGGACGACGGGCTGATCGGGGTCGGCGTCGACGTCGGGCCCACCACGCGATGA